From one Salmo salar chromosome ssa09, Ssal_v3.1, whole genome shotgun sequence genomic stretch:
- the LOC106610695 gene encoding collectin-11 isoform X1, whose product MRGEKLMPCVLISLLGLTLMESAHGQHMSDEPCSVQILVPGLKGEEGEKGVKGAPGKPGRMGPPGEIGHLGVKGQKGIMGHYGKIGPSGVKGVKGDMGDPGSRGPNGDPGVPCECTPLRKIIGEMDILVTQLSNELKFIKNALPSPAAVAGIKETDSNVYLLVKEEKCYTDAEVYCQGRGGHLAMPKDEGANTAIAGYITEAGLSRVYIGINDIDREGHFTYVDSSPMSTFSKWREGEPNNAYEDEDCAEMVAVGDWTDVACHPTMYFVCEFDKDSV is encoded by the exons atgagaggagagaagctgATGCCTTGTGTACTTATCAGTCTACTGGGGCTGACCCTGATGGAGTCAGCTCATGGACAGCACATGTCAGACGAACCCTGCTCTGTCCAAATTCTCGTCCCAGGACTCAAAG gagaggaaggagaaaaggGAGTGAAAGGGGCACCTGGGAAACCAGGAAGAATGGGTCCACCAGGGGAGATAG GACATCTGGGAGTTAAAGGACAGAAGGGTATAATGGGACATTATGGGAAGATTGGCCCCAGTGGAGTCAAAG GTGTAAAGGGAGATATGGGTGATCCTGGATCAAGGGGCCCAAATGGTGATCCAG GTGTTCCATGTGAATGCACACCCCTGAGGAAAATTATTGGCGAGATGGACATCCTAGTGACACAGTTATCCAATGAGCTGAAGTTCATAAAAAATG CACTGCCCTCCCCTGCAGCTGTTGCCGGCATCAAAGAGACCGACAGCAACGTCTATCTGCTGGTCAAGGAGGAGAAATGCTACACCGACGCAGAAGTCTATTGTCAGGGGAGGGGTGGACACCTGGCCATGCCCAAGGATGAGGGGGCCAATACGGCAATCGCTGGGTACATCACAGAGGCGGGCCTGAGCCGGGTGTACATTGGTATCAACGACATAGACCGCGAGGGCCATTTCACCTACGTCGATAGCTCCCCAATGAGCACCTTCAGCAAGTGGAGGGAAGGGGAACCCAACAATGCCTACGAGGATGAGGACTGTGCTGAAATGGTGGCGGTGGGGGACTGGACCGATGTGGCATGCCACCCCACCATGTACTTTGTCTGTGAGTTTGACAAGGACAGTGTCTGA
- the LOC106610695 gene encoding collectin-11 isoform X2 gives MRGEKLMPCVLISLLGLTLMESAHGQHMSDEPCSVQILVPGLKGEEGEKGVKGAPGKPGRMGPPGEIGHLGVKGQKGIMGHYGKIGPSGVKGVKGDMGDPGSRGPNGDPGVPCECTPLRKIIGEMDILVTQLSNELKFIKNAVAGIKETDSNVYLLVKEEKCYTDAEVYCQGRGGHLAMPKDEGANTAIAGYITEAGLSRVYIGINDIDREGHFTYVDSSPMSTFSKWREGEPNNAYEDEDCAEMVAVGDWTDVACHPTMYFVCEFDKDSV, from the exons atgagaggagagaagctgATGCCTTGTGTACTTATCAGTCTACTGGGGCTGACCCTGATGGAGTCAGCTCATGGACAGCACATGTCAGACGAACCCTGCTCTGTCCAAATTCTCGTCCCAGGACTCAAAG gagaggaaggagaaaaggGAGTGAAAGGGGCACCTGGGAAACCAGGAAGAATGGGTCCACCAGGGGAGATAG GACATCTGGGAGTTAAAGGACAGAAGGGTATAATGGGACATTATGGGAAGATTGGCCCCAGTGGAGTCAAAG GTGTAAAGGGAGATATGGGTGATCCTGGATCAAGGGGCCCAAATGGTGATCCAG GTGTTCCATGTGAATGCACACCCCTGAGGAAAATTATTGGCGAGATGGACATCCTAGTGACACAGTTATCCAATGAGCTGAAGTTCATAAAAAATG CTGTTGCCGGCATCAAAGAGACCGACAGCAACGTCTATCTGCTGGTCAAGGAGGAGAAATGCTACACCGACGCAGAAGTCTATTGTCAGGGGAGGGGTGGACACCTGGCCATGCCCAAGGATGAGGGGGCCAATACGGCAATCGCTGGGTACATCACAGAGGCGGGCCTGAGCCGGGTGTACATTGGTATCAACGACATAGACCGCGAGGGCCATTTCACCTACGTCGATAGCTCCCCAATGAGCACCTTCAGCAAGTGGAGGGAAGGGGAACCCAACAATGCCTACGAGGATGAGGACTGTGCTGAAATGGTGGCGGTGGGGGACTGGACCGATGTGGCATGCCACCCCACCATGTACTTTGTCTGTGAGTTTGACAAGGACAGTGTCTGA
- the LOC106610694 gene encoding sentrin-specific protease 6 isoform X1 has product MKKRWANKPLKKSLKGNAIGLNMLGIGKMPSSQTEAVHFSTVLNHSDYFLSQVPSPGVVVQGSIFQHAFTPALVLQNNGQRIDGALCLQTEESPKKNPSLLQPAVVLSGDDKEVTSVCSGTPTSGTSHSSPTPSGGSLETVADDDFTSNYFTNSKTRLPRKKRMKDPFGKLVPDKPTTKRRRVKQNHPTSPPPKKTSADISEGIDVVCRCMRVGTMCRTPPRHVTFTTEYIQIDEQVRLWSYSLASCAWCHVRSLPALFLKTTSGESQRLRLLLKMSRANRGAWYDSKGQHLGENYIILVFENMLSDLEKVELEKIFREIGRANKAPEDFTVQLPFVEANRILMHSSHLNPEKQQFLDSICGSSKQTLSSKPLAPRWIAPAPQLISLSPPRISLAPPQIYFARPQISPPPACLSPPPACLSPPPACLSPAPIQVLDDEIVEIESTFKGPVKRIILYPPPPARGGISVTNEDLHCLNEGEFLNDVIIDFYLKYLVSAMLKEEDANRSHMFSSFFYKCLTQTEQRKTPCSEDLPVKKRRHNRVRTWTRNVDLFQKDFIFVPINESAHWFLAVICFPGLEYLQQEPLSPHSPFPAWLEEAESSLDKCFLMDSTSPNPMSLFFSPPGSSTRGQPGPEAPDCDLTIGVRLCVCSNGGGGEELESVMKELSVSPTTTGVHGLGLIKKQLLSDDCNGYEMEKDIFAFSPLQDSNQDQCNESEQQDSADVSSQSTTCKQPCILIMDSLGGHVRSGVVKILQEYLEVEWEVRKGSLRSFSEDSMRGSNPQVPQQDNYSDCGVYLLQYVESFFQNPPKDFEPPMDLKEWFPLMLVKRKRADIRKLVLEIQHQQEDTNDS; this is encoded by the exons ATGAAAAAACGTTGGGCAAATAAACCTTTGAAAAAATCCCTCAAAGGAAATGCCATTGGACTCAATATGTTGGGAATTGGCAAGATGCCTAG CTCTCAAACTGAAGCAGTGCATTTCAGCACAGTCCTCAACCACAGTGACTACTTTTTGAGCCAGGTACCCTCTCCAGGAGTGGTTGTCCAAGGCAGCATCTTCCAACATGCGTTTACCCCTGCTTTAGTGCTTCAGAATAATGGGCAAAG GATTGATGGCGCACTATGTCTTCAAACAGAAGAATCGCCCAAGAAAAATCCTTCTCTCCTACAACCTGCAG ttgtgttgtcaggtgatgacaAGGAAGTAACCTCAGTCTGTTCTGGTACGCCAACGTCAGGGACTAGTCACTCCTCACCAACGCCCTCTGGTGGCAGTTTGGAGACAGTCGCTGATGATGATTTCACAAGCAATTACTTTACCAACTCCAAAACCAGACTACCAAGGAAGAAGCGAATGAAAGACCCG TTTGGAAAGTTGGTCCCAGACAAACCCACCACAAAACGGCGAAGAGTAAAACAGAATCATCCCACATCACCTCCTCCTAAAAAGACATCTGCTGACATTTCTGAGGGGATTGATGTGGTCTGCAGATGTATGAGAGTGGGAACAATGTGCAGGACACCTCCCAGGCATGTCACC TTTACAACAGAGTACATCCAGATTGATGAACAAG TGCGGCTGTGGTCGTATAGTCTGGCCAGCTGTGCGTGGTGCCATGTCCGAAGCTTGCCTGCCCTTTTCCTCAAGACCACCTCAGGGGAGTCCCAGCGCCTCCGCCTTCTCCTCAAGATGTCCCGAGCCAACAGGGGTGCCTGGTATGACAGCAAGGGCCAAC ATCTCGGCGAGAACTACATAATCTTAGTGTTTGAGAATATGCTGTCTGACCTGGAGAAAGTTGAACTGGAGAAAATCTTCAGAGAAATTGGCAGAGCAAATAAAGCTCCTGAGGATTTCACAGTACAATTGCCATTTGTGGAGGCCAACAGAATACTGATGCATTCCTCCCATCTAAACCCAGAGAAG CAGCAGTTTTTGGATTCCATTTGTGGCTCCAGTAAACAGACACTATCTTCCAAGCCTCTTGCCCCAAGATGGATTGCACCTGCCCCACAACTGATCTCTCTTTCCCCACCACGGATCTCTCTTGCCCCACCACAAATCTATTTTGCCCGACCACAGATCTCTCCTCCCCCAGCATGCCTGTCTCCTCCCCCAGCATGCCTGTCTCCTCCCCCAGCATGCCTGTCTCCTGCCCCAATACAAGTCTTGGATGATGAAATAGTGGAGATTGAATCAACCTTCAAAGGGCCAGTCAAGAG GATAATACTGTACCCACCACCTCCAGCCAGAGGGGGGATCTCTGTCACCAATGAAGACCTGCACTGTCTCAACGAGGGAGAGTTCTTGAATGATGTCATCATTGACTTTTACCTGAA GTATTTGGTCTCTGCAATGCTGAAAGAGGAGGATGCCAACAGGAGTCACATGTTCAGCTCCTTCTTTTACAAGTGCCTCACCCAGACAGAGCAGAGAAAGACCCCATGCTCTGAGGACCTACC TGTGAAGAAAAGGAGACACAACCGAGTGAGAACATGGACCAGGAATGTTGACCTCTTCCAGAAGGACTTCATCTTTGTCCCCATAAATGAATC GGCACACTGGTTCCTGGCGGTCATCTGCTTCCCTGGCCTAGAGTACCTCCAGCAGGAGCCCCTGTCTCCACACTCCCCATTCCCAGCCTGGCTGGAGGAAGCAGAGAGCAGCTTGGACAAGTGCTTCCTGATGGACTCCACCTCCCCCAACCCGATGTCCCTGTTCTTCAGCCCCCCAGGCAGCAGCACCAGGGGTCAGCCAGGCCCAGAAGCCCCAGACTGTGACCTCACCATAGgggtgaggctgtgtgtgtgctcaaatgGTGGGGGCGGAGAGGAGCTGGAGTCGGTCATGAAGGAACTCAGTGTGAGCCCCACCACCACAGGGGTCCATGGTCTAGGTCTGATAAAGAAGCAGCTCCTCTCAG ATGATTGCAACGGATATGAAATGGAAAAGGATATCTTTGCCTTTTCTCCTCTTCAGGATTCAAATCAG GACCAGTGCAATGAGAGTGAACAGCAGGACAGTGCAGATGTCTCCTCCCAATCCACTACCTGTAAACA ACCTTGTATCCTGATCATGGATTCCCTAGGAGGCCATGTGAGATCGGGGGTCGTGAAGATCCTGCAAGA ATACTTAGAGGTGGAGTGGGAGGTGAGGAAAGGCAGTCTGAGGAGTTTCTCTGAAGATTCGAT
- the LOC106610694 gene encoding sentrin-specific protease 6 isoform X2 — MKKRWANKPLKKSLKGNAIGLNMLGIGKMPSSQTEAVHFSTVLNHSDYFLSQVPSPGVVVQGSIFQHAFTPALVLQNNGQRIDGALCLQTEESPKKNPSLLQPAVVLSGDDKEVTSVCSGTPTSGTSHSSPTPSGGSLETVADDDFTSNYFTNSKTRLPRKKRMKDPFGKLVPDKPTTKRRRVKQNHPTSPPPKKTSADISEGIDVVCRCMRVGTMCRTPPRHVTFTTEYIQIDEQVRLWSYSLASCAWCHVRSLPALFLKTTSGESQRLRLLLKMSRANRGAWYDSKGQHLGENYIILVFENMLSDLEKVELEKIFREIGRANKAPEDFTVQLPFVEANRILMHSSHLNPEKQFLDSICGSSKQTLSSKPLAPRWIAPAPQLISLSPPRISLAPPQIYFARPQISPPPACLSPPPACLSPPPACLSPAPIQVLDDEIVEIESTFKGPVKRIILYPPPPARGGISVTNEDLHCLNEGEFLNDVIIDFYLKYLVSAMLKEEDANRSHMFSSFFYKCLTQTEQRKTPCSEDLPVKKRRHNRVRTWTRNVDLFQKDFIFVPINESAHWFLAVICFPGLEYLQQEPLSPHSPFPAWLEEAESSLDKCFLMDSTSPNPMSLFFSPPGSSTRGQPGPEAPDCDLTIGVRLCVCSNGGGGEELESVMKELSVSPTTTGVHGLGLIKKQLLSDDCNGYEMEKDIFAFSPLQDSNQDQCNESEQQDSADVSSQSTTCKQPCILIMDSLGGHVRSGVVKILQEYLEVEWEVRKGSLRSFSEDSMRGSNPQVPQQDNYSDCGVYLLQYVESFFQNPPKDFEPPMDLKEWFPLMLVKRKRADIRKLVLEIQHQQEDTNDS; from the exons ATGAAAAAACGTTGGGCAAATAAACCTTTGAAAAAATCCCTCAAAGGAAATGCCATTGGACTCAATATGTTGGGAATTGGCAAGATGCCTAG CTCTCAAACTGAAGCAGTGCATTTCAGCACAGTCCTCAACCACAGTGACTACTTTTTGAGCCAGGTACCCTCTCCAGGAGTGGTTGTCCAAGGCAGCATCTTCCAACATGCGTTTACCCCTGCTTTAGTGCTTCAGAATAATGGGCAAAG GATTGATGGCGCACTATGTCTTCAAACAGAAGAATCGCCCAAGAAAAATCCTTCTCTCCTACAACCTGCAG ttgtgttgtcaggtgatgacaAGGAAGTAACCTCAGTCTGTTCTGGTACGCCAACGTCAGGGACTAGTCACTCCTCACCAACGCCCTCTGGTGGCAGTTTGGAGACAGTCGCTGATGATGATTTCACAAGCAATTACTTTACCAACTCCAAAACCAGACTACCAAGGAAGAAGCGAATGAAAGACCCG TTTGGAAAGTTGGTCCCAGACAAACCCACCACAAAACGGCGAAGAGTAAAACAGAATCATCCCACATCACCTCCTCCTAAAAAGACATCTGCTGACATTTCTGAGGGGATTGATGTGGTCTGCAGATGTATGAGAGTGGGAACAATGTGCAGGACACCTCCCAGGCATGTCACC TTTACAACAGAGTACATCCAGATTGATGAACAAG TGCGGCTGTGGTCGTATAGTCTGGCCAGCTGTGCGTGGTGCCATGTCCGAAGCTTGCCTGCCCTTTTCCTCAAGACCACCTCAGGGGAGTCCCAGCGCCTCCGCCTTCTCCTCAAGATGTCCCGAGCCAACAGGGGTGCCTGGTATGACAGCAAGGGCCAAC ATCTCGGCGAGAACTACATAATCTTAGTGTTTGAGAATATGCTGTCTGACCTGGAGAAAGTTGAACTGGAGAAAATCTTCAGAGAAATTGGCAGAGCAAATAAAGCTCCTGAGGATTTCACAGTACAATTGCCATTTGTGGAGGCCAACAGAATACTGATGCATTCCTCCCATCTAAACCCAGAGAAG CAGTTTTTGGATTCCATTTGTGGCTCCAGTAAACAGACACTATCTTCCAAGCCTCTTGCCCCAAGATGGATTGCACCTGCCCCACAACTGATCTCTCTTTCCCCACCACGGATCTCTCTTGCCCCACCACAAATCTATTTTGCCCGACCACAGATCTCTCCTCCCCCAGCATGCCTGTCTCCTCCCCCAGCATGCCTGTCTCCTCCCCCAGCATGCCTGTCTCCTGCCCCAATACAAGTCTTGGATGATGAAATAGTGGAGATTGAATCAACCTTCAAAGGGCCAGTCAAGAG GATAATACTGTACCCACCACCTCCAGCCAGAGGGGGGATCTCTGTCACCAATGAAGACCTGCACTGTCTCAACGAGGGAGAGTTCTTGAATGATGTCATCATTGACTTTTACCTGAA GTATTTGGTCTCTGCAATGCTGAAAGAGGAGGATGCCAACAGGAGTCACATGTTCAGCTCCTTCTTTTACAAGTGCCTCACCCAGACAGAGCAGAGAAAGACCCCATGCTCTGAGGACCTACC TGTGAAGAAAAGGAGACACAACCGAGTGAGAACATGGACCAGGAATGTTGACCTCTTCCAGAAGGACTTCATCTTTGTCCCCATAAATGAATC GGCACACTGGTTCCTGGCGGTCATCTGCTTCCCTGGCCTAGAGTACCTCCAGCAGGAGCCCCTGTCTCCACACTCCCCATTCCCAGCCTGGCTGGAGGAAGCAGAGAGCAGCTTGGACAAGTGCTTCCTGATGGACTCCACCTCCCCCAACCCGATGTCCCTGTTCTTCAGCCCCCCAGGCAGCAGCACCAGGGGTCAGCCAGGCCCAGAAGCCCCAGACTGTGACCTCACCATAGgggtgaggctgtgtgtgtgctcaaatgGTGGGGGCGGAGAGGAGCTGGAGTCGGTCATGAAGGAACTCAGTGTGAGCCCCACCACCACAGGGGTCCATGGTCTAGGTCTGATAAAGAAGCAGCTCCTCTCAG ATGATTGCAACGGATATGAAATGGAAAAGGATATCTTTGCCTTTTCTCCTCTTCAGGATTCAAATCAG GACCAGTGCAATGAGAGTGAACAGCAGGACAGTGCAGATGTCTCCTCCCAATCCACTACCTGTAAACA ACCTTGTATCCTGATCATGGATTCCCTAGGAGGCCATGTGAGATCGGGGGTCGTGAAGATCCTGCAAGA ATACTTAGAGGTGGAGTGGGAGGTGAGGAAAGGCAGTCTGAGGAGTTTCTCTGAAGATTCGAT